CGAAAGCCTCCTTACTTGACCTGTGGTTGAACTTCCCAGCTGTGATGCGGCGGCGGCGACGACAATTCCCATTCCAGGCCTTCCGAACCTTCCCAGACGCGCGCGGTCGCTTTGGGCCCGCCACGGATGCAGACCCAGATATTCCACGCGAAAATCAACTGGCTCAAGCCGAGAATGAAGGCGCCGATGGTCGAAATAGCGTTGAATTCGGCGAACTGCAGGGCGTAGTCGGGGATGCGTCGCGGCATGCCGGCCAGACCGAGGAAAAACTGCGGAATGAAAGTCAAGTTGAAGGAAATGACCGTCAGCCAGAAGTGCAGCTTGCCCAGCCGCTCGCTGTACATATGGCCAGTCCATTTCGGCAGCCAGTAATAGACACCGGTCATCACACCCATGATGCCACCGGCGAACAAGGCGTAGTGGAAGTGGGCGACGACGAAATAGCTGTGATGGTACTGGGCATCGGCAGCGACGTCGGCGAGGATCAGCCCGGTCAGGCCGGCGATGCCGAACAGCACAATGAAGCCGAGGGCAAACAGCATCGGTGTCTCGAAGGTCATGGCGCCACGCCACATGGTCGCGATCCAGCAGAAGAACAGTACCGACAGTGGCAGGGAAATTGCCATCGTGCTAAACATGAAGTAGATCAATGCCGGCACTGGCAAACCGGCAGTAAAAAAATGATGCGCCCAGACCATGACCGACAGCACGCCGATGGCGATGAAGCTGTAGACCTGTGCCTTGTAGCCATAGATCGGCTTGCGTGAGAAGGTCGACATGACGTGCGGAATCAGGCCCCAGACCGGCAGCAGCAGGATGTAGACCTCCGGATGACCAAAGAACCAGAACAGGTGCTGGAACAGGATCGGGTCACCGCCGCCGCCGGCGTCGAAGAAATGGGTGCCGAAATGACGATCGGTCAGCAGCATAGTCACCGCACCTGCCAGTACCGGCAGCGTGGCGATCAGCAAGAATGCGGTGATCAGCCAGCCCCAGGCGAAGAGCGGCAGCTTCATCATCGTCATGCCGGGCGCCCGCATGTTGAAGATGGTGACGATGATGTTGATCGAGCCCATGATCGACGAGATGCCGAGGATATGCACGGCAAGGATGGCGAAATCGACGCCCATGCCGCCCTGTACCGAGAGTGGCGCATAGAAGGTCCACCCGGTCGCCAGCGCCCCGTCACCGACGCCGAACAGGGCCAGCGTGAAGGGCAGGGTAAGCAGGAAGGCCGCCGGTGGCAGCAGCCAGAAACCCCAGTTGTTGAGGCGGGGTAGCGCCATGTCGGGGGCACCGATCATCAGCGGGATCATCCAGTTGGCGAAACCGGTGGCGGCCGGCATCAGCGCCGCGAAGATCATCACCAGCGCATGGATGCCGATCAACTGGTTGAAGAACTCGGGCTTCATCAGTTGCAGGCCGGGCTGGAACAACTCGGCGCGCACCGCGAGGATCATGATGCCGCCAACGAAGAACATGATCAGCGAGAAGGTCAGGTACATCGTGCCGATGTCCTTGTGATTCGTCGTCGTCAGCCATCTGGCGAAGCCGCCCGGGTGATATCCGCCGTGGTGTTCGGTGTCGTGTCCCGCGGGATGGGTGGTGATGCTGCTCATCTCGATTCTCCTAACGCAGTGTCTTGATCTGGGCGGGCTGGATCATGTCGCCCCGGTGATTTCCGAAACTGTTGCGCTCATAAGTGATGACGGCGGCCAGTTCGACATCTGACAGCGTGTTGCGGAACGCCTGCATGGCGGTGCCAGCCTTGCCGTTCAGTACCCGGTCGACATGGCTGTCCTTGATGATTTTTCCGTCCTTGTCGAGAAGCGGACTGTTGACCACCGGGCTGCCGGAAAGCGCCGGGAAGGCCGGCGGCAAGCCTTGGCCATTGGGCTGGTGGCAGGCGGCACACTGCTTACTGTAAACCTCCTGCCCCTTGGCCAGTAATTCCTCGCTGCTCCAAGTGCGGTCGGCGCCACCCGCCACCGCCTTGGCTTCGGCTTTTTTCTCGTCGAGCCAGGCCAGGTACTCCGGTTCCGGTACCGCATGGACGACGACCGGCATGAAGCCGTGATCTTTGCCGCAAAGTTCGGCGCATTGCCCGCGATAGATGCCGGGTTTTTCGATCTTGACCCAGGTTTCGCGTAGGAAACCGGGAATGGCATCGCGCTTGACCCCGAACTGCGGCACCCACCACGTGTGGATGACGTCGGTCGAGGTCAGGAGGATGCGGACTTTCTTCCCGACGGGAAGCACCACCGGCTTGTCTACCTCGAGCAGATAATGCTCGCCCTTGGCGTCGGCATTATTGATCTGCTCGCGCGGCGTCGCCAGGGTGCTGATGAACTTGACGCCGGCTTCCGGGTATTCGTATTGCCACCTCCACTGCATGCCCGTCACCTTGAGCACCATGTCGGC
This window of the Candidatus Dechloromonas phosphoritropha genome carries:
- the ctaD gene encoding cytochrome c oxidase subunit I, with the protein product MSSITTHPAGHDTEHHGGYHPGGFARWLTTTNHKDIGTMYLTFSLIMFFVGGIMILAVRAELFQPGLQLMKPEFFNQLIGIHALVMIFAALMPAATGFANWMIPLMIGAPDMALPRLNNWGFWLLPPAAFLLTLPFTLALFGVGDGALATGWTFYAPLSVQGGMGVDFAILAVHILGISSIMGSINIIVTIFNMRAPGMTMMKLPLFAWGWLITAFLLIATLPVLAGAVTMLLTDRHFGTHFFDAGGGGDPILFQHLFWFFGHPEVYILLLPVWGLIPHVMSTFSRKPIYGYKAQVYSFIAIGVLSVMVWAHHFFTAGLPVPALIYFMFSTMAISLPLSVLFFCWIATMWRGAMTFETPMLFALGFIVLFGIAGLTGLILADVAADAQYHHSYFVVAHFHYALFAGGIMGVMTGVYYWLPKWTGHMYSERLGKLHFWLTVISFNLTFIPQFFLGLAGMPRRIPDYALQFAEFNAISTIGAFILGLSQLIFAWNIWVCIRGGPKATARVWEGSEGLEWELSSPPPHHSWEVQPQVK
- the coxB gene encoding cytochrome c oxidase subunit II — protein: MLLAAVALPGIAGAEYKYNFPEPVTPVARETLHVHNEFMLIITIMFVVVFAIMIYSMIRHRKSVGHQPANFTGPNSKLQWLWALIPFALLVFIDFILMGIPAVNALIEMEDTKAHADMVLKVTGMQWRWQYEYPEAGVKFISTLATPREQINNADAKGEHYLLEVDKPVVLPVGKKVRILLTSTDVIHTWWVPQFGVKRDAIPGFLRETWVKIEKPGIYRGQCAELCGKDHGFMPVVVHAVPEPEYLAWLDEKKAEAKAVAGGADRTWSSEELLAKGQEVYSKQCAACHQPNGQGLPPAFPALSGSPVVNSPLLDKDGKIIKDSHVDRVLNGKAGTAMQAFRNTLSDVELAAVITYERNSFGNHRGDMIQPAQIKTLR